The following proteins are encoded in a genomic region of Papio anubis isolate 15944 unplaced genomic scaffold, Panubis1.0 scaffold243, whole genome shotgun sequence:
- the LOC101019584 gene encoding keratin-associated protein 27-1 — translation MPHSHCHSLRSFHSAPPLSAITHGTNPISFEDGLCLPSSFHSRTWLLDNFQETCNETTSCQMTICEQDLFTDNRCVQSTCLPGVVQTTYSNSRPCERTACQSESSSAGLACVSQPCQSESTQQMGFIDQSCHPASLKGNNCPPKTSESKNCQTLECASSQCQSENPESSSCRPLVNVTPEPQLLESSSSTYEPTCCVTGGFQLPSK, via the coding sequence ATGCCTCATAGCCACTGCCATTCACTCAGGAGCTTCCACAGTGCCCCACCACTCTCTGCCATCACACATGGCACTAATCCTATAAGCTTTGAAGATGGATTGTGTTTGCCCAGCAGCTTCCATAGCAGAACCTGGCTCCTGGACAACTTTCAAGAAACCTGCAATGAAACCACCAGCTGCCAAATGACCATTTGTGAACAGGACTTATTCACAGACAATAGGTGTGTGCAAAGTACCTGCCTCCCCGGAGTTGTCCAAACAACTTACTCCAATTCCAGGCCCTGCGAAAGGACAGCGTGCCAATCAGAAAGTTCTTCAGCAGGGCTGGCTTGTGTTTCTCAGCCTTGCCAATCAGAAAGCACTCAGCAGATGGGTTTCATAGACCAGAGCTGCCATCCTGCAAGCCTCAAGGGAAACAATTGCCCACCCAAGACTTCTGAGTCTAAAAATTGCCAAACTCTGGAATGTGCCTCTAGCCAATGTCAGTCTGAGAACCCTGAATCCAGTTCCTGTAGACCTCTGGTCAATGTAACACCTGAGCCACAACTCCTGGAATCTTCTTCCAGCACTTATGAACCAACTTGCTGTGTTACTGGTGGTTTTCAATTGCCTAGTAAGTGA